The genomic interval CGGTCGCCGGAACCGCCCGCCATGACCCAGACCGCCACCGCCACCTCGCCCCCCGCCGCGACGGCGGCTGCGCCGGCCCTGCGGCTGACGCGGGGACAGGCCCAGCCGGGTCCGGACGAGTGCTTCGCCCGCCTCCGGAGCTTCCGCGGGCCCACGGAGGCCTTCCTCGCCGAGCTGCTCGGGCTGCAGGCGGCGCTGGCCGGCGCCGTGGCCGGGTGGGTCTTCGCGGCGGGATCGGCCGAGCCGCTGGCGGCGACGGGGGCGGTGGACGCGGCCTCCACCGCGCGGGCGGCGGCGCTGGCTGCGGGCGAGGCTTCCCCGCCGGGCCCGTTCCGTCTGCAGCCGCTGGCCGGGCCCGAGGGCCCGGTGACGGTGCTCCGCCTCCCGGTCCCGGTCGCGGCGGGGGCCGACGCCGTCACCCGCGAGCGGCTCGCGCTCACCGCGACGCTCTACGGCCTGCACGAGCAGCGGCTCGCCGCCGAGCGGGCGGGCGCCGGCCTGGCGGTCGCGGCGATCGCGGCGGTGGCCGGGGAAGAGGCGTCCTTCGAGGCGGGGGCGCTCGCGCTGGCGGCGGCGCTGGTGGACCGGCTGGGACCCGGTGCCCAGGCGGCGGCGGTGGGCTGGCCCGGCCGCGGCGGGCGGGTCCGGGTGGCGGCGATCGCGCCGCTCACCGACGCCGACGCCGGCACGTCCGCCCACCAGGCGCTGGCGGCGGCGCTCGCGGAGGCGAGCCGGTCTCCGCTGCCGCACACGGACCCCGCGGCCGCCCTCGCGGCGGAGGCGCTGGGCACGCCCGCCGCCGCCGCCGTCGCGGCCCGGCCCGGGGAGCCCGCGGCCGGGCCGGTGCTGCTGCTGGGCTTCGACCCCGCCCGGCTGGATCCGGGGCTGGCGGCGGCGCGGCTGGCCGCCGTCGCCGCCGCCGCCCGGGGCCCGCTGGCGTTGCTGGCGCGGGCCGATCGGCCGCTCGCGGGGCGCCTGCCCGAGGCTCTCGCCCGCGTGGCGGTCCGCGGAGGCGTCGGCCGGCGCGTGGTCGCGGCGGCGCTGGCCGTGGCGCTGGGGGCGGTCGCGCTGGTCCCGGTGCCGGCGACGGTGCGGGCGGGCTTCACCGCGGAGGCCGACGGTGCCCGCACCGTGGCGGCCGCGGCCGAGGGCCAGCTCGCCTCGGTCGCGGTGATGCCCGGCGACGCGGTGCGCGCCGGGGTCACCGTGCTCGGGACGCTCGCCACCGACGAGCTGCGGCTGGAGCGGGCCACCCTCCTCGCCGAGCGGAGCACCCACCGGCGCGAGGCTGACGACACGCGCGGCCACGACCCGACGGCCTCCCGCCTCGCGGAGCTGGAGGTCGAACGGCTCGACGCCGCGATTGCGCTCGCCGACCACCGCATCGCCGCGGCCCGGCTGGTCTCGCCGATCTCCGGGGTCGTGACCTCCCCGGACCTGCACCCGCGGATCGGCACGCCGGTCACGCGGGGGGAGACGCTCTTCGAGGTTGCCGACCCCGCGCGCCTGACCGCCGCGGTGGCCGTCCCCGAGGCGGTGGCGCACCGGGTGCGGGTGGGGGCCCGCGGCCGGCTGCGGCCGGCGTCGCACCCCGGGGTCTCGCTACCGGTCACCGTGACGCGCCTCAGCCCCCGGGGCGAAGCCACCGCGGCCGGCACCGTGTTCCGCGTGGAGGTCGCCTTCGACCGCGTTCCCGGCTGGCTGAAGGAGGGTTCGCGGGGGCAGGCCCGGATCGACGCCGGCCACGCCCCGCTCCTGGGGCAGTGGGTGGGTCCGACGCTGGACGCGCTGCGGCTGCACATGCCATGACCGGTGCCCACGCCGAGCCCTGGGAAGCCGTCGGCGCCCTGAAGCTGCGGCTGCGCGACGGGCTGCGGTGGTCGCACCACGCCACGCCCGGCGGCGTCTGGCGCGTCGTCCGCAACCCGCTGTCGGGCCGGTGCGCCCGCGTGGACCGCGCCGGGTTCGTCTTCCTCCACGCCCTCGACGGCGAGCGGACGGCCGAGGAGGCGCTCGCCATCGCGGCCGAGACGCTCGGGCCCGCCGCGCCCGACCGCGAGGAGGCGCTCGGGCTGATCGCGTTCGCGACCTCCGCGGGCCTGCTCGGCCAGTCGCTCCCGCCGGCCGCCGCCGCCGTCGTCGAGCGACGCTCGGCCCGCCGGCGCGCCGCCCGGGTGCAGCGGGGTCTGTCGGTGCTGTTCTGGCGGCAGCGGCTGTGGAACCCGGATCGCCTGCTCGACCGGGTCGCCCCGCCGCTGTCGCCGGTGTTCTCGGGGCTCGGCTTCGCGGTCTGGCTGCTCGCGCTGCTCGCCGGCGCCTGGCACCTGGCGGCGGGCTCGGAGCGGTTCGCCGAGGCGCTGGCCGGCGCGCTGCGGTTCGATCCGGCCTACCTCCTGGGCGCACTCGGCGTCTTCGTCGGCCTCAAGCTGCTGCACGAGCTCGCCCACGGCGTGGCGTGCAAGCACTTCGGCCGCGGCGTGCCCGGCGGCTGCGAGGTGCCCGCGGTGGGGCTGATGCTGCTGGTCGCGGTGCCGGTGCCGTTCATCGACGTCACGTCCAGCTGGCTGATCCCCTCGCGCTGGGGGCGGGCGGCGGTCGCGGCCGCGGGGCTGTACGCCGAGCTCTTCGTGGCGGCCCTCGCCGCGGTGGTCTGGGCCCACACCGCGCCGGGCCTGCTGAACACCCTCGCCTTCCAGACGGTGCTGATCGCCTCGATCGCGACGATCCTCTTCAACGCCAACCCGCTGCTGCGGTACGACGGGTACCACGCCCTCGCCGACGCCGCCGGCATCGCCAACCTCGGGCAGCGTGCCCAGGCGATGGTCACCGGCGCGGCGCTGCGCCTCCTGGGCGTGCCCGCGGAGCGCGCCTTCGCCGCGGCGCCCGGCGGGGAGAGCTTGGGCGAGGCTTCGACGCGGCAGCGCGTCCTGCTGGTCGTCTACGCCGTGGCGTCGACCGCGTACCGGTGGCTGATCCTCGCCGTGATCGTGGTGATGGTCGGCGGGCAGTGGCTGCTGCTGGGCAAGGTGCTGGCGGCGATGGCCGCCGTCGGCTGGCTCGTGCTGCCCCTGGCCCGCTTCGTCGCCCGGCTGCGGCGCGAACTCGCCGAGGCCGGGCGCGGCCGCCGGGCGCTGGCGGTCGGCGGCGGCGTGGCGGCCGCCGCGGTCGCGCTCGCGGTGCTGGTTCCGGTGCCCCGCTTCGCCTTCGCGCCCGGCGTCGCCGAGGCGCGGGCGACGGCCCAGGTGCGGCCCCGCACGGGCGGCTTTCTCCGGCGCGTGCTCCCCGCGGGCGAGGCGGCGGACCCCGCGGGCCCGCCGCTGCTCACCCTCGCCGATCCGGCCCTCGCCGCCGAACGCGCCGGCGCCGCGGCCCAGCTCGCCGCCGCCCGCGTGCGGCTCGACGCCGCCGCCGGCGGCCCGCCGGCGGAGGCCGCGGCGCTCGCCGACCGCTGCGCGGCCCTCGCCGACCGCCTCGCCGAGCTCGACCGCCGGATCGCGGCCCTGCGCGTGCCCGCCGCCGCCGCGGGCGTGTGGATCCCCGAGGACCCGCACCTCGCCGCCGGCGACTTCCTCGCGCCCGGCGTGCCCGCGGGCGTGGTCGCCGATCTCTCCGGCCGGCGCGCCCGCCTGCTCGCCGACCAGCACCTCGGGCCCCGCCTCGCGGCGGCGATGGGCCCCGGCGGCCGGGTCACGGTGCGGTCCTCCGCCGGGCGCTTCGAGGCCCGCGTGCTGGAGATCGCCCCGGCCGGCTCCACCCGCCTGCCGTCCGCGGCCCTGGGCCAGGCCGGCGGCGGGGCGGTGCGGCTGGAGACCGGGCCGCGGCCGGACGCCGCGCCCGGCGGCGAGGCGGCCGAGCCCTTCTTCGAGGTCGTCCTCGACCTCGTCGCCCCCGCGGACGGCCGGCCGCTGCCGCTGCCCGGTGAGCGCCTCCGGGGCACCTTCCGCCTGCCCGCCGAGCCGCCGGCGGTGACCGCCGTCCGCTGGATCCGCCAGGCCCTGCTCGTGCGCTGAGCGGCTCCGGCCCGCGGCTGGAGCGCCCCGCCACCCCGCGGCTCAATCCGCCGCGGCGTCGGCGACGGGGTCCGCACCGAGCGTCGCGAGGTCCAGCCCCACCGTGAAGCCGGCGGGCAGGCGGCCCCCGGGGTTCTCGATCTCGAAGACGCAGCGGAAGGAGCGGCTGCCCGGATCGATCTCCGGCAGCGCCGCGATCAGCCGGCCCCGCAGCGCTTCCGCCCCCGCCAGCGAGGAGCGGAAGCGGACGCGGGGCCCGGGGCCGTCGCGGCCGGCCCCGGCGAGGCGGTCGTGCAGACGCTCAGGGAGGTAGACCACCGCGTGCAGCGGGTCCAGCGCCGCCAGCCGCAGCACCGGATCCCGCGCCGCCACGCTCCCGCCCTCCGCCGCCTCGACCGCGAGCACGACGGCGTCGAAGGGGGCCACCAGGCGGTGTTGGGCCAGCAGGGCCTCCTCCACCGCCAGCTCGGCGGCGGCCAGCGCCCGGCGCTGCCCCGCCGCGTCGCGGCGGGCCTCGGCCACCGTGACCGCCGTCCGCGCCGCCTCCAGCTCCCACGCCGGGGCCGCGCCCGAGGCGGCGGCCTCCTCGGTGCGTCCCAGCTCCCGGCGGGCCTGCTCCGCCACGGCCGCGAGCTCCACCGCCTCGGCGGTGGCGGAGGCGCGGACCCCGGCCGCGGCGACGCGGGCGGCCTGCACCGAGTCGTCCAGCCGCGCCAGCAGGTCGCCGGCCGCGACGGCCGCGCCCTCACGCACCGCGACCTCCGCCAGCGAGCCGCCGGTGAGCGCCCGCAGGACGACCTCCCGGCTCGGCCGCACGACCCCGATGGGGGCGTCGGTCGCGTCGGCCGCGGCGGCTGGATCGGCCTCGGCGTCCGCGGCGGGTTCCACCGCCGAGGCGTCCGCCGCGAGCGGCAGCCACGCCGCGAGCGCGGCGGCGAGGAGCATCCGGAGGGGTCGACGCGGGTGGTTCATGGGCCTGCCATCGGCCGGCGCGGCCCGCGAGCATCGCCGCGGCCGCGGACCGCCGCGGGGCGGGCGGTTTCGCGGCGGCGGTCCGCGGCGGCCGCCGCGGTCACGCCGCCGGCACCGCCGGGGCGTCTTCGCCCGCGTCGGGACCGTCGGCAGCGGATCCGTCCAGGCCGGCGGCCCGCCGCGCCTCGCCGGTGAACTCCGCATCGCAGAGCACCTTGAAGCGCTGCGCCGCCAGGGAGCCGACGCTCGAGAAGTCACGCTTCCCGCCGGTCAGCAGGTAGGTGAGCAGGCGGAAGATCGCGCCGAGGATCGCCCCGTAGAGCACGCACATGAGCAGGAAGTTGACCCAGCCGCCCGGCTCCAGGGTGAAGGCGCCCAGCAGCAGGCCGATGAACAGGCCCAGGACCGCGCCCGAGCCGGCGCCCTGCAGCGCCGCCTTCCCGGGGTTGAGCCGGCCGGTCACCTTCTCGACGAACTGCAGCCCCTCACCGACGATCGCGCAGTGCTCGACGGGGAACCCGGCGTCGCTGAGGCGGTCGACGAGGGCCTGCGCCTCGGCGTAGGTCTTGAAGGTGCCCAGCACGGGGCGATCGGTGTCGGGAGCGGTCTGGTGGACGCCGGCGGGCATGGGAGGGCCTTCTCGGGGTGGAGGAACGCAAGAAATCTAGGCGGGCTCCGGCCCGGCCGCCCGCCTTCCCGGATCGTCCGCGCGGTAGGCCGCCGCGGCCTCCTCCAGCTTCGCCGCGACCCGCTCCCGCAGCGCCGGCGGGGCCTCCACCCGCGCCCCGGGGCCGTATCCGAGCACCCACCAGAGGATCTCGTCGAGGCCGTCGACGCGGAAGCTCAGCGTCACCGAGCCGTCGTCGTGCCACGCGCTCTCCTGGCTGGGGTGCCAGAGGGT from Phycisphaera mikurensis NBRC 102666 carries:
- a CDS encoding efflux RND transporter periplasmic adaptor subunit, translating into MTQTATATSPPAATAAAPALRLTRGQAQPGPDECFARLRSFRGPTEAFLAELLGLQAALAGAVAGWVFAAGSAEPLAATGAVDAASTARAAALAAGEASPPGPFRLQPLAGPEGPVTVLRLPVPVAAGADAVTRERLALTATLYGLHEQRLAAERAGAGLAVAAIAAVAGEEASFEAGALALAAALVDRLGPGAQAAAVGWPGRGGRVRVAAIAPLTDADAGTSAHQALAAALAEASRSPLPHTDPAAALAAEALGTPAAAAVAARPGEPAAGPVLLLGFDPARLDPGLAAARLAAVAAAARGPLALLARADRPLAGRLPEALARVAVRGGVGRRVVAAALAVALGAVALVPVPATVRAGFTAEADGARTVAAAAEGQLASVAVMPGDAVRAGVTVLGTLATDELRLERATLLAERSTHRREADDTRGHDPTASRLAELEVERLDAAIALADHRIAAARLVSPISGVVTSPDLHPRIGTPVTRGETLFEVADPARLTAAVAVPEAVAHRVRVGARGRLRPASHPGVSLPVTVTRLSPRGEATAAGTVFRVEVAFDRVPGWLKEGSRGQARIDAGHAPLLGQWVGPTLDALRLHMP
- a CDS encoding efflux RND transporter periplasmic adaptor subunit, whose translation is MLLAAALAAWLPLAADASAVEPAADAEADPAAAADATDAPIGVVRPSREVVLRALTGGSLAEVAVREGAAVAAGDLLARLDDSVQAARVAAAGVRASATAEAVELAAVAEQARRELGRTEEAAASGAAPAWELEAARTAVTVAEARRDAAGQRRALAAAELAVEEALLAQHRLVAPFDAVVLAVEAAEGGSVAARDPVLRLAALDPLHAVVYLPERLHDRLAGAGRDGPGPRVRFRSSLAGAEALRGRLIAALPEIDPGSRSFRCVFEIENPGGRLPAGFTVGLDLATLGADPVADAAAD
- a CDS encoding general stress protein — protein: MPAGVHQTAPDTDRPVLGTFKTYAEAQALVDRLSDAGFPVEHCAIVGEGLQFVEKVTGRLNPGKAALQGAGSGAVLGLFIGLLLGAFTLEPGGWVNFLLMCVLYGAILGAIFRLLTYLLTGGKRDFSSVGSLAAQRFKVLCDAEFTGEARRAAGLDGSAADGPDAGEDAPAVPAA